The Porites lutea chromosome 4, jaPorLute2.1, whole genome shotgun sequence genome contains a region encoding:
- the LOC140934643 gene encoding integrase/recombinase xerD homolog, translated as MLLPTVSLDLVKHATDTHFTHGSHGPLPLLKTCCLTCHLCRFLSSDPDDQSRLDTEVLKLRKQAYATSTKATYKSQLRAYLTFCVYYGYQPLPASTRTLSRYAAFLARSLSASSIPAYLNVVRILHLEHGLKDPTKNIFHLATTLRGIRRCKGCTVSQKQPMTPAMLLAIKSHLNLTDPVHATFWAVCLTGLFGLLRKANMLLKGVTKFNPLKHLRRSDIVFYPGWAIVINRWSKTIQFSQRLLTVPLPLIPGHPLCPYSALQYAFKLVPATLSGPAFVLPAPSRRGLIPFTYAKFDSLLKSVASTAGLDPSRISGHSLRSGGATLAFQANIPEEFIKRLGDWRSDAFKSYIHIPIKYRMYAIRQLASFV; from the coding sequence ATGTTATTGCCGACAGTATCTCTAGACTTGGTGAAACATGCCACCGACACGCACTTCACGCATGGCTCTCACGGTCCTCTTCCTCTACTGAAGACTTGTTGTCTCACATGTCACCTTTGTCGCTTCCTTTCCTCAGATCCAGACGATCAGTCACGATTGGACACGGAGGTTCTTAAGCTTCGAAAACAAGCCTATGCAACTTCCACCAAGGCCACTTACAAAAGTCAACTGCGAGCCTATCTTACCTTTTGCGTATATTATGGGTACCAGCCACTTCCAGCGTCTACCAGAACACTTAGCCGCTACGCAGCCTTCTTAGCACGCTCTTTGTCTGCTTCCTCTATTCCAGCTTATCTTAACGTTGTCCGTATTCTCCATTTGGAACATGGCCTGAAAGACCCTACCAAGAATATCTTCCACTTAGCAACAACCTTGCGCGGTATACGTCGTTGCAAAGGCTGCACAGTCTCACAGAAACAACCCATGACCCCTGCAATGCTTTTAGCTATCAAGTCACACTTGAACTTAACAGACCCAGTCCATGCCACCTTTTGGGCTGTCTGCTTAACAGGCTTGTTTGGACTTCTTCGCAAAGCTAATATGTTGTTGAAGGGTGTTACCAAGTTCAACCCTTTAAAGCATCTTAGGCGAAGTGACATTGTGTTCTACCCAGGCTGGGCCATTGTCATCAACCGCTGGTCTAAAACCATCCAGTTTAGTCAACGTCTCCTTACTGTACCACTACCTCTCATCCCAGGTCACCCACTGTGTCCCTATTCTGCACTACAGTATGCCTTCAAGCTTGTGCCAGCCACCCTGTCTGGTCCAGCCTTCGTCTTGCCAGCACCCTCAAGGAGGGGCCTAATACCATTCACATATGCCAAGTTCGACAGCCTTCTTAAATCAGTGGCTTCCACAGCAGGTTTAGACCCGTCCCGCATCAGTGGTCACAGCCTTCGTTCAGGGGGTGCTACCCTAGCCTTTCAAGCTAACATTCCTGAGGAGTTTATTAAACGACTAGGAGACTGGCGATCTGATGCCTTCAAGTCTTATATTCACATACCCATTAAGTATAGAATGTATGCTATCCGCCAACTAGCCTCATTTGTTTGa